CTCACGTTGCAAAGCGCCTGGTGGGACTGGGGACAGGGCTGGGAGGAAGCCCATTACTGCTCACGAAGATCTGCAGAGACGGCGAGAAACAttgctgaaacaaaacaaacacacacattttacagGGTGGTAACAAGGCTCACACGCTGAACTGAATTAAGTGTCGATACCAGCATTAACACAACACTAAACATTCCCTGGAAGACTGCGCCAATTAGTAAAGAGTTTGCATTGAAGGAAACTAAATGAAATAAATCTTTCCAGAAATGACTCGAAAGCTGCCTCACTATTAAGGCCACATTCTGCTGGTCCCTTGACTTGCCTCAATAGTAGACTGATAAAAAGCGTTTCTGTTTTTGAAGGCTGAACTCCTACAAAACAAAGATGTAATTGCAACAGCAGTACCAGAACTGGCATGTgaacctggataagggcgtctgctaagaaataaataataaaagtaggGTTAATGCCAGGGGGCACTGGTAACGCCCCAGCACTCCCAGTACCTGCTACAGCATGAGAAGATGCAAACTACAGCCAAGTCTCTTACCTTCCCAATCCCTCTGGTGGGAGACGGAGCTGGGGACACAGGAACAAAATCTATCCGCTTCGGAGACACCGACTTGTCCAAGTCATTATCGCTCTGAGACAAAACAAGAGAAGCTCTCAGAAATAACCAGCGACAGCACTAGTCATGGCAGAGACTTAATACCACATCTGAGCTGGTTACCTGTGCATGTGGTGTctaatcaagctcgtaataaaacctggactgggtgaacctgctatgcaacaggagtcttactcCCATCCCTGTGTATGGTCATGCATGTTGGAGTATTATACTACCACTCAGCCTGTGCTGGGAGACTGGTGGCCCTGTTAACTCCATGTGGTTTAGTCTAGCATGTCAGTGATCTGTCCGGACTCCCTATGGAGAGACAGGGAGCCGGAACCAGTGCAGCCCGCGAGCCCCCAGGCAGAGGCCCGGTCCAACTCCGAGCTGCCACATGCATAACAATTCTCATATACCATGAAGTAGCTATCAATTGTATTAAACTGCAGCGTCATCACAAACGCTCTCATGCTGCAAAACCAGGATGTTTCAATGAGAGAATTGGAAAGAACAAACTGAAGGGCAAGTACAGAGCTGTATAAACAACAAAACCCGACAGCAACAGCACTGCCAGGTATAATGCATTTCTGACAGACGAGTCTGTCACTTCCATGCCTCTGAACACTGCATTATTACAGCTCTGTAGCTGTGCCACTGAATAAAGGGCACCTTTCACTTACCAGGCTAAGACTCTCCTCCCAGGACTGGCTCATCTGCATGGCTGCCTGCACCTCCCTTAAAAAGGGAAAAACAGAGGTGTGAGCACACAGGCAACAGGCATTAGAATCCctccctaacacacacacacacacacacacacacacacacacacacagatcaacgGGTGCAAAAACGTACATGTGTTTCATTGCAAGTGAAAGATATAGCCATCCTGATAGAATATTACTGCatgcacaacaaacacacacacacacacacacacacacacacacacacactattgtaATAAAAGCACAAAGCAAGAAGACTGACCACAGACCAAACCAGTGCTCTTAAAGCACAGTGCTTGAACTGGTGTGCTCTGGCCAGGTTCCTCACACTCACCTCTCCCGTGCAGTCTCCCGGTTCATCACGTCGACACCTTCCTCCTGAAGGACACAGTGAAACTCAGCCTCTGTATGCACAGCGCCATTAAACTACACCTCATCTACCGTCTTGCAGAGTTTGCACAGATTTAGTTTGTTATTGTCACCACTACCACCTCCCCTCTGTATACACATTTCATAAGCCTAGGCTCACAACACAGCTGACATGGGATCAGTGGCAGTACTTACAGCGAGCGTTTCACTGCATACCTGATAACACAGTGCTTTAACACGATTGAAAATGCATAGATAAAAAGAGATTAACATCCAAAACTAGCTGGTAGAATTGGAGATCTGTACCTGTTTGATCTGATGGAGCCGGCTGCTGGGAACACGAATAGGCGAAGAGGGAGGGATCTGAAAAGGCAGAGACACGCGTCAGCGTACAGGACAGCGCACACCACTGCTCCGAGACACGCGTCAGCGTACAGGACAGCACACACCGCTGCTCCGAGACACGCGTCAGCGTACAGGACAGCGCACACCGCTGCTCCGAGACACGCGTCGGCGTCCAGGACAGCGCACACCGCTGCTCAGACACGCGTCGGCGTCCAGGACAGCGCACACCGCTGCTCAGACACGCGTCGGCGTACAGGACAGCGCACACCGCTGCTCCGAGACACGCGTCGGCGTCCAGGACAGCGCACACCGCTGCTCAGAGACACGCGTCGGCGTCCAGGACAGCGCACACCGCTGCTCAGAGACACGCGTCGGCGTACAGGACAGCGCACACCGCTGCTCAGAGACACGCGTCGGCGTCCAGGACAGCGCACACCGCTGCTCAGAGACACGCGTCGGCGTCCAGGACAGCGCACACCGCTGCTCAGAGACACGCGTCAGCGTACAGGACAGCGCACACCGCTGCTCCGAGACACGCGTCGGCGTCCAGGACAGCGCACACCGCTGCTCAGAGACACGCGTCGGCGTCCAGGACAGCGCACACCGCTGCTCAGAGACACGCGTCGGCGTCCAGGACAGCGCACACCGCTGCTCAGAGACACGCGTCAGCGTACAGGACAGCGCACACCGCTGCTCCGAGATACGCGTCAGCGTACAGGACAGCGCACTCCGCTGCTCCGAGACACGCGTCGGCGTCCAGGACAGCGCACACCGCTGCTCCGAGACACGCGTCGGCGTCCAGGACAGCGCACGCCGCTGCTCCGAGATACGCGTCAGCGTACAGGACAGCGCACACCGCTGCTCCGAGACACGCGTCGGCGTACAGGACAGCGCACGCCGCTGCTCCGAGACACGCGTCGGCGTCCAGGACAGCGCACACCGCTGCTCCGAGACACACGTCGGCGTCCAGGACAGTGCAGGCTTTTCAGAACAACTCTGTGCATTCTGAAGCTATTTCTGACATCACCAACAGGACTGTGGAAAAGCATCACGTTTTATTCTAATATTGTATCTTGATATAATCTCAGTGTTAGAGAGCCCGTCACTgctgagagagaggcaggcttACCAGACTGTGGCTGTACATCTCAGTGTAAGAGAGCCCGTCACTgctgagagagaggcaggcttACCAGACTGTGGCTGTACATCTCAGTGTAAGAGAGCCCGTCACTgctgagagagaggcaggcttACCAGACTGTGGCTGTACATCTCAGTGTTAGAGAGCCCGTCACTgctgagagagaggcaggcttACCAGACTGTGGCTGTACATCTCAGTGTTAGAGAGCCCGTCACTgctgagagagaggcaggcttACCAGACTGTGGCTGTACATCTCAGTGTAAGAGAGCCCGTCACTgctgagagagaggcaggcttACCAGACTGTGGCGGGTCACAACTGTTGTGCTGTTTCTCCGACTGCGCAGAGTTTCT
This genomic stretch from Acipenser ruthenus chromosome 16, fAciRut3.2 maternal haplotype, whole genome shotgun sequence harbors:
- the LOC117411766 gene encoding P2R1A-PPP2R2A-interacting phosphatase regulator 1-like isoform X2, which gives rise to MYSHSLIPPSSPIRVPSSRLHQIKQEEGVDVMNRETAREREVQAAMQMSQSWEESLSLSDNDLDKSVSPKRIDFVPVSPAPSPTRGIGKQCFSPSLQIFVSSNGLPPSPVPSPTRRFATRRSQSPINCIRPSALGPLKRKGEMETESQPKRLFQGTSTMLTPDMSHLPDLGSCLSSRLLDGSLRRLGSSSDSPASSSSSSSSSSSSSSQCPCSSFSPVHNLSPK